A region of Oryzias latipes chromosome 18, ASM223467v1 DNA encodes the following proteins:
- the LOC110017024 gene encoding C-type mannose receptor 2-like, whose translation MKGKLSNTATRVFIGLFSDMWAWSNESSFSFRYWDPQSDRDKSCAVLTNKGMWSTDDCSENRPFICYKDHVILIKENRTWEEALYYCRHHHHDLVTITNMDEQRWVQEKTKNASSPFVWTGLRYTCTLGFWFWVSDEVVHYKNWASPGQGNECDMSGAMETGGEHKWFKKHDEEKFNFFCSK comes from the exons ATGAAGGGGAAGCTGAGCAACACTGCAACCCGTGTTTTCATTGGTCTGTTTAGTGACATGTGGGCGTGGTCAAATGAAAGCAGCTTCTCCTTCAGATACTGGGATCCACAGAGTGACAGGGATAAAAGTTGTGCTGTTTTAACAAACAAGGGCATGTGGAGCACAGATGACTGTAGTGAGAATAGACCTTTTATTTGTTATAAAG ATCATGTGATCCTGATCAAAGAGAACAGGACCTGGGAGGAGGCCTTATATTACTGCAGACATCACCACCATGACCTGGTCACCATCACTAACATGGATGAACAGAGATGGGTCCAGGAGAAAACCAAGAATGCCTCCTCTCCCTTTGTGTGGACTGGACTGCGCTACACCTGCACTCtggggttctggttctgggtcaGTGATGAGGTGGTCCACTATAAGAACTGGGCCTCACCTGGACAGGGGAATGAGTGTGACATGTCAGGAGCCAtggagacaggaggagaacacAAGTGGTTCAAGAAACATGATGAGGAGAagttcaactttttctgttcaaaGTGA
- the LOC110017066 gene encoding C-type mannose receptor 2-like, producing MTDVKKLNQTAKQRPAWIGLKKYTNSKETWHWSLPGLSFIKEEAYWSYGEPNNHESELCVFLRENLTWVDDYQYCTMDQRFICYNETNPTQKFHLIETPLNWTNAQRYCRENHTDLISGRQQLDQLNQSLYSETREKLHDQNIPRVFIGLFSDMWAWSDESSFSFRYWDPQSDRDKSCAVLTNKGMWSTDGCDQEKHFICYDDHVILIKESRTWEEALYYCRHHHHDLVTITNMDEQRWVQEKTKNASSPFVWTGLRYTCSLGFWFWVSDEVVHYKNWDSPEQVNECDMSGAMETGGEHKWFKKHDEEKFNFFCSK from the exons ATGACTGATGTTAAGAAACTTaatcaaacagcaaaacaaagaccAGCTTGGATTGGtttgaaaaaatacacaaacagcaAAGAAACATGGCACTGGTCTCTACCTGGACTGAGCTTCATTAAGGAGGAGGCATATTGGAGTTATGGTGAACCAAATAATCATGAAAGTGAGCTGTGTGTATTTTTAAGGGAGAACTTGACCTGGGTTGATGATTACCAGTACTGCACCATGGACCAACGTTTTATCTGCTACAATG AAACTAATCCAACTCAGAAATTCCATCTAATAGAGACGCCTCTGAACTGGACCAACGCTCAGCGTTACTGCAGAGAGAATCACACAGACCTGATCAGTGGACGACAGCAGCTGGATCAGTTGAACCAAAGCCTGTATAGTGAGACTAGGGAGAAGCTGCATGACCAAAACATACCCCGTGTTTTCATTGGTCTGTTCAGTGACATGTGGGCGTGGTCAGATGAAAGCAGCTTCTCCTTCAGATACTGGGATCCACAGAGTGACAGGGATAAAAGTTGTgctgttttaacaaacaaagGAATGTGGAGCACAGATGGATGTgatcaagaaaaacatttcatttgttaTGATG ATCATGTGATCCTGATCAAAGAGAGCAGGACCTGGGAGGAGGCTTTATACTACTGCAGACATCACCACCATGACCTGGTCACCATCACTAACATGGATGAACAGAGATGGGTCCAGGAGAAAACCAAGAATGCCTCCTCTCCCTTTGTGTGGACTGGACTGCGCTACACCTGCTCTCtggggttctggttctgggtcaGTGATGAGGTGGTCCACTACAAGAACTGGGACTCACCTGAACAGGTGAATGAGTGTGACATGTCAGGAGCCAtggagacaggaggagaacacAAGTGGTTCAAGAAACATGATGAGGAGAagttcaactttttctgttcaaaGTAG
- the LOC105356460 gene encoding C-type mannose receptor 2-like yields the protein MTWFDALRYCRENHTDLISGPQLNELHNNPKEKIIQLYNGNSENNLSSLSHFHHIFIGLFRDAWTWSDGSSFSFTYWNLNYDSESIKHDCSIRNKNGMWETKPCSEEKPFFCYTDHVILIKESRTWEEALYYCRHHHHDLVTITNMDEQIWVQEKTKNASSPFVWTGLRYTCTLGFWFWVSDEVVHYKNWASPGQGNECDMSGAMDTGGEHKWFKKHDEEKFNFFCSK from the exons ATGACCTGGTTTGATGCTTTGAGATATTGCAGAGAGAATCACACAGACCTGATCAGTGGACCACAGCTGAACGAGCTGCATAATAATCCCAAAGAGAAGATAATACAACTATATAATGGGAATAGTGAGAATAACTTAAGCTCACTATCACATTTTCACCACATTTTCATCGGACTGTTCAGAGACGCTTGGACCTGGTCAGATGGGAGCAGTTTCTCTTTCACATACTGGAATCTGAACTATGACAGTGAAAGTATAAAACATGACTGCAGCATTCGTAACAAGAACGGCATGTGGGAAACCAAACCATGTTCTGAGGAAAAACCCTTCTTCTGTTACACAG atCATGTGATCCTGATCAAAGAGAGCAGGACCTGGGAGGAGGCCTTATACTACTGCAGACATCACCACCATGACCTGGTCACCATCACTAACATGGATGAACAGATCTGGGTCCAGGAGAAAACCAAGAATGCCTCCTCTCCCTTTGTGTGGACTGGACTGCGCTACACCTGCACTCtggggttctggttctgggtcaGTGATGAGGTGGTCCACTACAAGAACTGGGCCTCACCTGGACAGGGGAATGAGTGTGACATGTCAGGAGCCATGGACACAGGAGGAGAACACAAGTGGTTCAAGAAACATGATGAGGAGAagttcaactttttctgttcaaaGTAG